Within Thermus hydrothermalis, the genomic segment TTTTGGCCATGAGGACCACCTCGGCCCCCACCTCCAAGGCCCTTAGGGCGGCAGCGGTGTCGGTGGAGAAGAAGGGGTTCCCCGTGCCGCCCCCGAAGATGACGATGCGCTCTTTCTCCAGGTGCCTTAGGGCGCGGCGGCGGATATAGGGCTCCGCCACCTGGGTGATGGTGAGGGCGGTCTGGACCCGGGTGGGGATGCCCAAGGCCTCCAGGGCGTCCTGGAGGGCCAAGGCGTTCATGATGGTGGCCAGCATGCCGATGTAGTCGGCGGTGGCCCGGTCCATCCCCACCCCCTGGCGCGCCCCGCGCCAGAGGTTTCCCGCCCCAATCACGATGGCGAGCTGCACCCCGGTTTCGTAGGCGGCCTTGATCTCCCGGGCTAAGGCCTTGGTGGCCTCGGGTTCTATACCGAAGCCGTTGGAGGTTAAGAACTCGCCGGAAAGCTTGAGGAGGACGCGCTTGTACTTCATGGCTTTAGGAAAAACCGGGGCCCTTCTAGGCGGGGCCCCGGTTTGGCCGCATGGCTTACGCCCCCAGTTCCAGGCGGCAGAAGCGCCGCACCACGATGTTCTCCCCGGTCTTGGCGATGGCCTCTTGGATGAGCTCCTTCACCTTGACCTTTTCGTCCTTGACGAAGGGCTGCTCCAGGAGGACCACTTCCTCCAGGTACTTTTTCAGGCGGCCTTCGGCGATCTTCTCGGCGATCTGCTGGGGCTTGCCCTCGTTCAGGGCGGCTTGGATGTAGATCTGCCGCTCCTTCTCCAGCTCCTCGGCGGGGATCTCCGCGGCGGAGATGTAGCGGGGGTTCATCATGGCGATGTGCATGGCCAAATCCTTGGCCAAGGCCTGGAAGAGCTCGTTGCGGGCCACGAAGTCGGTTTCGCAGTTGAGCTCCACCAACACCCCCACCCGCTGGTTGTGGTGGATGTAGTGGCCGATGATCCCCTCGCGGGCCTCCCGTTCCGCCTTCTTGGCGGCCTTCATAGCCCCCCGTTCCCGGAGGAGCTGCACCGCCTTTTCCTCGTTCCAGCCGGCGTCCTCGAGGGCCTTCTTCACGTCCATCATCCCGGCCCCCGTGGCCTCGCGTAGCTTCTTGATGAGTTCCATCTGGCTCATGCTTCCACCTCGTCCTCGCCGCCGAAGTCCTCGGTGGCCATCTGGGCCTGGCGCTCCGCCTCCTCCACCAGGGCGTAGGAGGGGGAGGGCTCCACCACCCCGCCCCGGGCCTCAATGATCAGGTCCGCCGCCCGGGAGAGGATGAGCTGGATGGAGCGGATGGCGTCGTCGTTGCCGGGGATGATGTAGTCCACCAGGTCGGGGTCGGAGTCCGTGTCCGCTAGGGCGATGACGGGGATGAAGAGCTTCCTGGCCTCCCGCACGGCGATGGCTTCCTTGGTGGGGTCCACCACGAAGATGGCGTCGGGCAGGCGCTTGAGCCGGCGGAAGCCCGAGAGGTACTTCTGGAGGCGTTCCAGTTCGTGCTTGAGGCGCACCTGCTCCTTCTTGGGGCGGTCCTGAATGGCCTCGGAGGCGAAGAGGGCTTCCAGCTCTTCCAGGCGGTTCACCCGCTGGGCGATGGTCCTGAAGTTGGTGAGCATCCCGCCCAGCCAGCGCTGGTTCACGTAGGGCATCCCCGCCCGGTCCGCCTCCATGCGCACGATGTCCTGGGCCTGCTTCTTGGTGCCCACGAAGAGCACCGTGCCGCCCCGCATGGCCAGGTCCTCGAGGAAGCGGAAGGTGCGCTCCAGCTCCACCATGGTCTTTTGCAGGTCAATGATGTGGATGCCGTTGCGCTCCGCATAGATGTAGCGGGCGAACTTGGGGTTCCAACGCTTGCGCTCGTGGCCGAAGTGCACCCCGGCTTCCAAGAGTTCCTTCACGCTGATGTTTACAGGCATATTCCTCCCGTTCGGGGAAGGTTGGGCTTGGCGTTTCCCGTGCGCCGGCCTCGTTCCCGCAGGACCTTCCCCTGCCTGGCGGGCTGGTCCGGCACACCTCTCCGATTATAGGGGGCCTTTCCCCTTTGCGTAAGCCCCCCCTTTGGGCTATACTCCCTAGGGCGCGGGGCGGTAGCTCAGAGGGAGAGCACCCGCCTTGCAAGCGGGAGGTCAGGGGTTCAAATCCCCTCCGCTCCACCAAGTCCAGGACGCAAAGCTTCACCCCCCGGTAGCGTGGCCGGGGGGTGCTTTGGTTGGGCAGAAGACCCTATGTGCCAGGTGGTGCGAAACACCGATTTGCTTTGTAAGCAGGCTTCTCTAGAGCCTTCTTTGTCCGAAGGCGGTAGGATCTTAGGGGGACGGATTGGGAACCCGGGAGGCACTATAACTCCCCGTAAAAAGAGACGCCCAGGTCCCAACCCCCGCCTTCATGTTAGCATAAATCTAAGTTACCACCTATCCCCGGATTGGAAACCATAGCGGCGGATATGCTTTCGTGCACCAAAACGGCCTCCTGCACTCTAGACGATGCCCCCAAGCCAAGACGCCTCCATCCGCCACCTCACCCTGGCCGCCATGGAACGGGGAGGCAAGCAGAACCAAGCCCTGGGCCTCGCCCGAGACCTGACCACCGGGGCTTCATCCCCAGGGAGCGGATCCCCTTCCACGGCCTGAAGCTCTACCTCCTGGTGGACCACGGGAAGTCCATCCACGAGGTGAACCTGACCCCGGAAAGCCTTCATGACTTAACCCTTTCCCCTGGACCTTCCCGAGGGGGTTGGGCTCTACCTGGACCGGGGGTACGAGCGCCGTCTCCATGAGGACCCCTGCAGGGAAGTTCCAGGGGATAATTCCCATGGGGATCCGAAGGGGGAAGAGTGGGTGCGATGTGCCTACCTGGCCATGGTGGGGCGGCGGGTGGTGGAAGCGGTGGGGAGCGCCCTCCACGCCTCCTTTCCCAGGCGGATTCGTGCCCTGACCCAGGAGGGCTTCGTCATGGCGGTGTGCTCCTTTGTCCTGGCTCACAATCTTGGCCTCATGGTGCAGGAAATGCTTGGGTGAGCATTACCGACACCTGGGCCAAGGGAGGGACTCCAAAGCATTGCTTCGGGGCACCTGTGCAGGTTTTTTCGTGGCCCCATAGGGGGTATACGTGCTGTGGTCTCAATCTAAGCAGGCCCCCACCCTGGCGATCCTGAGCTTCCATCACTTAGTCCTGTAGGGGCTTGACCAAGGGAAAACTAAAGAGGGGGTTGGGTAAGGTATGCGAATGCCCCCCTCCTTTAGACCACCACCTGGGCCCCCACGGTCTTCCGGCCCCTCAGAAAACCCGCGCGCACCAACCTGGCCCTCTTCCTCTCCGCTCCCCACCTCGCCCAAGGAAGCCTATTCCCCCTTTCCTTGCCCGAACCGAGTTAGGGGTCCAGGCCCTGGGGTATGTCCCCCTCTTCCTCCTGGACCGGGGCTTTGACCGGGTTTCCCTGATGCGGCGGCTCCAGGAGTGGGGCATGGGTTTCCTCATCCGGCCCCTGCGCCACCGGGAGGTGGAGACGGGGGAGGGGGAGCGCTACCCGGAGGTGCCTAGAGCCGAGGGCAAGCGGATTCGTCCCTTTGGGCACGACGGGAGGGGGGTGGAGGTGGGGCTCTTCCTGGCCCAGGGGAAGCGGGAGCCCGGGTATCCGGCCTTTTGGGCGCCTGAGGGATGGGAGCCTGGGGGGTACCGGTTGCGGATGGGGATAGAGGAGGCTTTTCGGGACCTGAAGGGGCGGGGTTTTGGGTTGGACCGGCACGGGCTGAGGACGGAGGGGAGCCTTAGGGGATGGCTTTGGCTTTTGTTTCTGGGGATGGTGGTTTTGGTCCTTTTGGGGGCTGCTTTGCGGGGCAGAGGGTGGTGGCGCATCCTGAGGGGCAGAGCCTTTTTCGCTTGGCTCGCCTCCTTCTGGCGGAGGCTCCTCCTTCCCTGCGGGGCGTGGCGGTGCGGGTGCTTGGGGGT encodes:
- the pyrH gene encoding UMP kinase: MKYKRVLLKLSGEFLTSNGFGIEPEATKALAREIKAAYETGVQLAIVIGAGNLWRGARQGVGMDRATADYIGMLATIMNALALQDALEALGIPTRVQTALTITQVAEPYIRRRALRHLEKERIVIFGGGTGNPFFSTDTAAALRALEVGAEVVLMAKNKVDGVYSDDPRKNPNAVRFDELTYLEVLNRGLQVMDTTAITLCMEAGLPIVVFDIFKPGALVGIIQGEKVGTLIHA
- the tsf gene encoding translation elongation factor Ts, which produces MSQMELIKKLREATGAGMMDVKKALEDAGWNEEKAVQLLRERGAMKAAKKAEREAREGIIGHYIHHNQRVGVLVELNCETDFVARNELFQALAKDLAMHIAMMNPRYISAAEIPAEELEKERQIYIQAALNEGKPQQIAEKIAEGRLKKYLEEVVLLEQPFVKDEKVKVKELIQEAIAKTGENIVVRRFCRLELGA
- the rpsB gene encoding 30S ribosomal protein S2; the protein is MPVNISVKELLEAGVHFGHERKRWNPKFARYIYAERNGIHIIDLQKTMVELERTFRFLEDLAMRGGTVLFVGTKKQAQDIVRMEADRAGMPYVNQRWLGGMLTNFRTIAQRVNRLEELEALFASEAIQDRPKKEQVRLKHELERLQKYLSGFRRLKRLPDAIFVVDPTKEAIAVREARKLFIPVIALADTDSDPDLVDYIIPGNDDAIRSIQLILSRAADLIIEARGGVVEPSPSYALVEEAERQAQMATEDFGGEDEVEA
- a CDS encoding transposase, which gives rise to MGKVCECPPPLDHHLGPHGLPAPQKTRAHQPGPLPLRSPPRPRKPIPPFLARTELGVQALGYVPLFLLDRGFDRVSLMRRLQEWGMGFLIRPLRHREVETGEGERYPEVPRAEGKRIRPFGHDGRGVEVGLFLAQGKREPGYPAFWAPEGWEPGGYRLRMGIEEAFRDLKGRGFGLDRHGLRTEGSLRGWLWLLFLGMVVLVLLGAALRGRGWWRILRGRAFFAWLASFWRRLLLPCGAWRCGCLGVFTRQWVQGWGK